A section of the Phacochoerus africanus isolate WHEZ1 chromosome 4, ROS_Pafr_v1, whole genome shotgun sequence genome encodes:
- the AKAP8L gene encoding A-kinase anchor protein 8-like isoform X3: MSYTGFVQGSETTLQSTYSDTSAQPTCDYGYGTWNSGTNRGYENYGYGYGYGQDNTTNYGYGMATSNSWEMPSSDTNANPSAMGSASADSVLSRINQRLDMVPHLETDVIQGGVYSSGGERYDSYEACDSRAVLNERDLYRSGYDYGELDPEMEMAYEGQYDAYRDQFRMRGSDTFGPRAQGWARDSRSGRPVASGYGRMWEDPMGARGQCMPGASRLPSLFSQNIIPEYGMFQGMRGGGTFPGGSRFGFGFGNGMKQMRRTWKTWTTADFRTKKKKRKQCGSPDEPDSKATRTDCSDNSDSDNDEGTEGEAAEGTEGTEAVEKGSRAEGEDEEGKEEGKEEGKEDADKGSLSTQDESGQTKRKLQTGKKSQDKQKKRQRDRMVERAPALALASSSSASDSCSCWTFLSLAGARPLGSPDKADPVAQIRTSGRGSSLCVLSANIGPFMRMRWPATLTASFTRNTLSM; this comes from the exons gATATGGAACTTGGAACTCTGGGACAAACAGAG GCTACGAGAACTATGGttatggctatggctatggccagGATAACACCACCAACTATGGGTATGGTATGGCCACTTCAAACTCTTGGGAAATGCCTAGCTCTGACACAAATGCAAACCCTAGTGCCATGGGTAGTGCCAGTGCCGATTCCGTTTTGTCCAGAATTAACCAGCGCTTAGATATGGTTCCGCACTTGGAGACAGATGTGATACAAGGAGGCGTGTACAGCTCAGGTGGAGAAAG ATATGATTCCTACGAGGCCTGTGACTCAAGGGCTGTCCTGAACGAGCGTGATCTGTACCGGTCAGGCTATGACTACGGCGAGCTTGACCCTGAGATGGAAATGGCCTACGAGGGCCAGTACGATGCCTACCGCGACCAGTTCCGCATGCGTGGCAGCGACACCTTTGGCCCGAGGGCTCAGGGCTGGGCCCGGGACTCGCGGAGTGGCCGGCCAGTGGCCTCGGGCTATGGGCGCATGTGGGAAGACCCCATGGGGGCCCGGGGCCAGTGCATGCCTGGTGCCTCCCGGctgccctccctcttctcccagaatATCATCCCTGAGTACGGCATGTTCCAGGGCATGCGAGGAGGGGGCACCTTCCCGGGTGGCTCCCGCTTTGGCTTTGGGTTTGGCAATGGCATGAAGCAGATGAGGCGGACCTGGAAGACCTGGACCACAGCTGACTTCCGG accaagaaaaagaagagaaagcaatgTGGCAGTCCTGATGAGCCAGACAGCAAAGCCACCCGGACAGACTGTTCTGATAACAGTGATTCAGACAATG ACGAGGGCACCGAGGGGGAAGCTGCTGAGGGCACTGAAGGCACCGAGGCTGTGGAGAAGGGCTCCAGAGCA GAAGGAGAAGACGAAGagggaaaagaggagggaaaggaagaaggcaaAGAGGATGCAGACAAGG GGTCCCTGAGCACCCAGGATGAGAGTGGCCAGACCAAGCGCAAGTTGCAGACAGGCAAGAAGAGTCAGGACAAGCAGAAAAAGCGGCAGCGAGACCGTATGGTGGAAAG GGCTCCCGCACTGGCgcttgcctcctcctcctccgcctcagACTCTTGCTCTTGCTGGACCTTCCTCAGCCTCGCCGGCGCCCGGCCCCTGGGCTCTCCAGACAAAGCTGACCCCGTGGCCCAGATAAGGACGTCCGGCAGAG GATCCAGTTTGTGTGTTCTCTCTGCAAATATCGGACCTTTTATGAGGATGAGATGGCCAGCCACCTTGACAGCAAGTTTCACAAGGAACACTTTAAGTATGTAG